CCCTTTAAAACCCCGCCCTCCCTTCTTTCAGTTACAAAATACTACATCTCCAGAGCACTGTAGGACATCAGAGAGTAGCCTGAGCTGTGCCCCTTGGGAATGGTGGAAACCTGAAAATAGCTCGAGGTCATCTTCCATCACAGCGTACCCCCTGCAGCACACTTGCACAAGTGAAGGACGGGCCCCCGGGGCCTGGGGGGTGGCATCCCCTGTGCCCTGCCGGGAGCTGCCTGGGGGCAGTTCAGGCTGGTGCAGTCACCCGGTTTCTGGcttctctgttcctttcctgTCCAGCCTGCTTGGCTGGTGTGGGAGGAAGCGCAGGCAAGCCCGTGTTTGTAAAGGAGCGAGGGAAATGTGTCTGCACCGGAGTTCTTTGGAAATGAAAGAGTTTGGGTATCTTAAATATAAGCATAATGTtatccaaaaaaaaagaaaaagttcttaGGTTCTGTATAGTATTCCACATATGATTAGACTGCCCTTTTTGAATATTACAAAAGTATATTTCAACTTAAAATGCTGCAGTCTTCTCACTTCTGAGTGTATTCCTCTGAGAACATGTAGGTAActagataaaataattttacatgttATTGTCTCTGAACAAGTCAGTGTGAGTTACGTATTCCAAAGCCCTGTGGCAGCAGCATTTAGTTCCGCCAGGTTTGTTCCAACTTTTCAGTGcattgaaaatgtaatttcatgCAGAATGCTCGTCTCATTTTCATGTGCTGTACAATGGTTGTCAGCTCCGAATAGGAACAATTCCTGCTCTCCCATGGTGCTGGTATTGTAGCACCAGATGCTCCAGGACGGACAGGCTCGGTGCAAAGCTTGGAGCTGCCTCGTCTGGGTCAGAGGAGCGACTGGGAGTCAGGGGTACGCCTGCTGTGAAACTGGTGTGATGGAAGTGCCAGTGGGCATTCATTTTTGAAGAATTTTACTTCAAATTCTGTAGGTGTCAGAGTGATGTAGGAATTGGGCTGTACGTTGTAGACCTCCATATTGTCTCCTTTTGGTGTCAATATCCCAGTACAGAGTTTTCTGTTGGTGTCGGGGGGGTCCCTTCCTCGATGGGCCTACCTCAAGTACGCGGTATCTGGATGGAGGAGTAAGCAGCTTTCTaagttttctgcagcagttaCAATTTTGAGATTTCTTAATTACTATGATTGCTGCTCAAACAGTTTCTTTTCTACTTTGGTTTATCTTTCCTGGTGCTGTTATGATTCACTCTTGGGAGATAGGGAAAAACGCTTCAGGCTTCTACAGTTACGCAACAGTTCACAACTGGAAACCTGACCTGCTTCAGAGCCGCTCTCACCCAGCTAGGGATGTCTCCGAGACAACTGCAGTAATATAAACTTCCCAAGCACTGCCCATGggttaaaggaagaaatgttttattatgaAAATGGAAGTTTGTACAGTGAGGAAGAATAAATAGTGTGCTGTAAACTAACAGATTGCCCAGTCCTTTGATAAGATTCCGTGGGAATTTTACTTGCTTGGATAAAGAACAAGATGTGGAGACTTCAAGCGATGTGTATGATTTGTTACAACTGGTGGTGGTCCACAGAATGGAAGTCAGTGTCCGCAGTAGTTTGTAGacagtgctggggaaaaaaatctatttgaaaaTGAACAAGACTGCTGCCACTTGTGGATTTCTGTAGCTTAAAAAGGCCTATTTAAGTTTTCATTCAAGAATGTGCAGATTTTCCACATGGTCATCTTTGTTCTTAAGTGTCAATTTTGGAATTTTGTGACCACTTTTTGAAACAGTTGTCACTGCTGGGTGCAAACCTGCCGTGGTTTGTTGGCAGTTCCTCTGCCCTTTCATTTCAGTGTCTAAGCAAAATACAAGTTTTCTTCCCTTGgtgaaagaaaaagtctttaagATGCACATCTATTTACAGCAGCTGACCTTGGTTTGTGACGTGAAAGACAGTGTCTGTGGAATAGGGACATGGGATCCTTGAAGACCTAGTCCAGTATGTCAGCTTGGATTTGTGTCCTGTTCTGTCGGCacttacagaaaataaggaCTTACTCCTTCAGACCCGCAAAGAGGTGACGGAGAAAAAACACTCTCAAAACTGAGAGTTGCAGGTTGTGTGCTGCCACGCTGTACGTGGGGCATCTCCTTCGGGGTGGGAAGGCCCTGGCTTTGCAACACTTCTGGGGGTTTTGGCCAGTGGATCTCAGTAAGTTTACAGCTGATGACCATATTCAGATTACTTTGGGAATCCATGTAAGCCTGAACTCTTGAGCATAAAAGGTTTTAGAGATTGAAGCACAGGAATCACTGAATCgttgcttattttcttccttgcaggGCACTGTTCGAAGGATTATTATTGAGAATCCTGATCAGGTAGGAGAACTGCTTAGTGCTGGTGTTCTGCTTGTGTAACTCTTCCTCCCTTACCCTGATTTGGTAAAAGTGCTCAGCTGTTTCCATCTGTGGATGCTGAATATTTTGAAGTCACGTGGCCCGTATCGCTGATGGTGAGAGATGAAATGATTAGGGATTGAAAATCCTATGGAATTGCCAGTCAGGCTTCCCACCTCTCAGCAGTTAAGTCTCTGTTAATATCCTTCAGTCGTACTGCTAGCACAGATTGATTTCTAACTGTTTGAGTCTAGATGGAAGCACAGTGGTTTGTTTccaaacagacacacactcaaATGCACATATCTCAACAAATTATCTCGAAGTATATGTGTCttcaaattataaaaatacCTTGTATTTTTTTAGGCAAAATTACACTGATTTTGAATTTGCTGCTTGACAACATTTatgaatgtttttattaaaatgctttacaggagccattatccccatttcttAGAGGGGGCAACTTCTTTCCTGGAAATAATGTCATCTATGAAAAGACAATAAGAAAATATGAGCTATTAAATCCCCACCAAGTAAGTTGGTTGTTTATATTACctactgcaaaagaaaattgaGATGGTagcagaaaattaatgtttttggggggtggggcgggaCTATTGTCAACCTGAGAATTGCCTTGTTGAGGTACAGGGGACATTCTTAAAGTAATGAAAGTGTCTCTGTAAGGACAGCAGAAGTTGGAACATTCGCTAcgtttttattaaaaatgtatttcagaccAACAATGAAAATGGTTGTTGTATCGTAAGCACTGTCAGTCTGAATACTGAGTGATAATTAGTTTCTTGCAGTAGCTCCACAACAAAATTACCAATATAAATTTGTACAAAaactgaattgaaaaaaaaaaattttccctcattcttgaaaaaatacatttgacaAAGTTGTCTGAAATTTCATCTTGGAATGGTGTTCTGTCAATAACAAaaatactattctttttttatcGCTCTGAAACATGgttttcaacaggaaaaaacctgaaatgaagGGTATTTCAGTCTGATTTCTCTtgtctgggtttggttttgttttttaaaactgaagtttttgTGCTGTTCTGGATTTTAGATAAATCAGTTGTAATACCCGTTCTCTGGAgtggaaaggggggggggggggggaagtagtAATAATGAATAATAGCTTTTTTCCCACAgatggtgtaaaaaaaaaaacccaaacctcacaataaaaaaaagtgtggaaTCTAGTCCTGGAAACCGTATTTCTATGTGCTCTGTTACCCAGGGTATATCTAGATTCAAGTCAAATCAGGAGTATAAGTTTTGACAAATTTGATTTTTACGCTGCACCGTGGGCTGGGGCCATGCAACTAGATTTCTTTCAGGTGAAATGAAAAAGTGTTGGAAGTGCACCCACTGTGCTGTGACTGCCAACGGGTGTGCAGCCCTTCCAAAACCTGCTGTAAAACCTCCTCGGATCTGTAGCATGTCAGCGTTGAAGGATTTGCATTTATATACTTTGAAGCAGAATATGTGATTTTTTGAAGTAAACTTGTAAAAGCCATGATCTAGACAAACAAGTTTGCTGAAATcagtaattttcagtgttttgacTGGAACACAGGTTAGTTTCTAGTTTATTGTTTTGGTCAGTGTATTGTAAACAGCACTTTCCTCAGATGAGGCAAAGACAGGTGTCCGTATGTACTGTACGCTCTGACTCTGGAATTGCTGAAAGCATTTATAGAGGAAATGTCTTGAGCCATTTCCCAtgcaagtttttttctgaaacaatgaaaacacAGTAAGTAGTTCAACTGGTGCTCCTTTTTAATCTCTAAAATACTTCATGAAACAAGAGACACATGATTTAAGTTAAATACTGGAGGTTCCCGTTGCTTTGAGTATGTTAGGAGTAACAACATACTGAAATATACAACTCGGGAAAGGTGtctcttctgtgcttttcaTGTGCAGCTACTAAAATTTGAGGAGTTGGTGGATCATGACCTTAAAGTATGAAAGTGTGAGGCAAACTCACGttcaattaggaaaaaaagcaactttatTAGGAttattaaaatatctgaaaCTGTCACCAGTCTTTCCAAGTAAAACCACATTTCATTcatttatatattcatattaAGCTTCTATCTCATCAAGATGTGTCTAGCAGCTTGAAAAAATCCATTCTTGTTTCTAGGAGAAGCAGTATCAGTTTTCCCACCAGTGTCAGATTCCCCAGGCAGCCGATCAGTGCCATGTGGCCCAGCACTCCGAGCAGTCCCAGGTCACTCACCAGTGCCAACAGACACAGACCAGCAGCCCTTGTGAAATAATTCCAGTCTCTGTGAGTGATGACTGCAGAGGAAACACAGTGAGGAGGGTAACAGTTCAAACCTGTGAACCGGTAAGAATGATTTTCTGAATGCTTTACTGTTCAGAGTATGAATAATACACAGGCACATAAATTTGCTATCTCCAATCTCAAAAGTTTTTGTTTAAACTCATAGTAATTAAGCACCATTGTAAAGTAAACAGTAGAGTTTGTCTGTTGCAGGCAACTTCTTGGTATACTGTGACTGCAGATGTTGTCTAGGACTGTCCAAGACTTTGTCACATGCtgttaaggaaacaaaaaaaaaaaaaaaaaaaaaaaagcccttttagATATTGTATCCTGTTTCTAGCTGGCACTGACCTGTGCTTAGGTGTACTGACTGATCATCCTTCTCTTACCTTCTAAATGTGTTAAGCCatgctggtttgtttgttttccttgtctGGGAGTGTTACCCCTTGACCGAGTCAGCTTTCATGTCAGTTGTCACACAACAAAGATCAGTAACGCAAGGCCTGTGCCTGTAGCTCTGGAGAGACGATATGTAACTTTATAAACTCTGCATACATCACTTCAGGATCGCTTCCTACCTAAACCCTTCAGTAAGGActtcaaatgtatttcagtttggTGTAGAAGTGTTTGACACAGATTCACTGGAAGCACAAAACTGGCTTCCTTTGCCCTTCATTTTCCAGCAGCTTGCAAGTTCGGGAGTTTCTGAGGGGTGCAGGCAGCGTGCTGTCCGTGCGTGCTGTCGGTGCAGCTGGCAGCGTAGCCGGCCTTCCTGGGCATCCACACAGTGcgcagggagcagggcaaagACACTTGGTGACAGCAGCGTTAGACCTCTGCGGAATCTTCCCGAGCCAGATGCTCCCGTAAAGCAACTCGGGTACGCTCTGTTTGGGTCGTGGCTGAAATTCTTCTATTCACAAACGTAAACGTTTGAACTGGGGCAATACAAATACCATCTTTGCAGTGGGGAATCTTGAACCCAGCTGGTTTTATCTGGGTGCTGCCCACAGGCGTTTTATCCACCACAGCTATGGAAGCACGTCTGTTAATGAGATACCCAATTCCCAACGGTTTCCACGTTAGCATAATGGTGAAGATGCTGCAGGAGATACTACTTTGCATATTTCTTGTTGTTgtaaaagaagtaatttctgtaTAGTGTactgaaaaccagaagacaTGAAAGACTCAAtaccaaggaaaagaaaaacaaattgcaaCTTAGtaagagcaaacaaaaccaaaactatcaTATTTGTAGCATTTTCATGTTCACCTTTCATCCCAAAGAAGGGAACTCAGTTGTGACCTTTTTGCATATCTTCTGCTAGGTGAACTGCTCTCAGGAAAATGGTGACCAGCTGGACTGCCGCTACTTCGGGGAGCTCCTTGCTGAACTGAACCGCAAAACCAACGACTTGTACAGTTGTTTACTACAGCATGTGGAAAAGATAGGAAGGTACTGGCATTCTGtctgttctgttgtttttgtaTTCCAGAAATGCTAGCAGTGCACAGTTGAGAGGACAGTGCTGTCAGcaagttgtttttgttttcttccctaacAACTAGAATTGACTGTATTTTACACATTGATCTAATCTGCTGAGTAACTCGGGGCATAAAATTGCAGTAAGCCAAGTAAATTCAAGTTGTTTAGACTGTACGCACTAGAGTTACGTATCCCATGCCCGTCTGCACATAGAGCAAACAAGTACACTTACAGCATGCACTGATGTGTATTTAATGATAAATATACATAACCCAATATATAAATAACCCAAATATCCCAGACCCCCCAATGTTCCTTTGTTCTGTCACGGCGTTGTGTTATGTCATGTCCTGGATTAGGAGATGGCCACCGTAAGGCATAAAGCTCAGTATTTACACACAAATTAACGTTAAGCGTGTATTCTGCAGAGCCCTACGGActgtctttgaaaagaaatgcagattcACAGCAGCCAGTAATCTGAGTCTTCACAATGTCCTCGCCCTTCCCTCCCAACCACCGTTCCCTCACGCTTTCCCCCTCACTGCCAGGCTCCTTTGGTGCTTTCTGAGGTTACTGAAATAGGAAAATGGTCccacagcaggggaaaagtggAATTTAAGCATCACAAAAACCTGATGCTGCCAAGTAAACACTTCAGGCATGTCAATACATTGCAGCATAGTTCTGGGTAAACCATTACCCAGCCTATTAAGAATGTAATTGGGTTAACCAAACATAATGGGGTTAACTGCCCAAAGAAATGGAGATGGTTAGCCTGTGTTAACTGTACTGCTCTTAGTGTTCCGGTCTCCTCGGAGATTTCTACACGGAGTTGTATTTAATAGTGCATGTTGCCTGGCACCTTAGAAGGAAGGTAACAGCTCGTAACCTGATCATCTTCTTATAGTTGCGAATGTGGGTATGAATTGTTAAAAGTTCTCCCGGAGCTTTGTGTTAACTGGTTCCCTGGattttgtctgttttacagGAACAATGACATCGAGTTTACGTGTCAGGTAAGCATCAGGTGTGCTCTGAGCAAGCCATTCCCTAACATGCAGTGTTAATGTGGCTCTTCATGCAAATTAACCAACCCAGTTTAAATTAAGGATGTTGTTCTTTGTTAGTTAAAGGTTCCTGCTTGTTAATAACATTCGGAGACTGAAACCTACTGCTAGGCGTGTATTTGCAAATGTGGtaatactgaaagaaaacttgaaTCATTTGCATTATTCCAGTACGAGAGTCAGATTTTGGAAGTCTTTCCTGTTGTGCCTGTAATGGTTTCAGTATAAACCAACCACCACTACATGTATTTTCAGTACGCAGAGTGCTTTTCTCTGAAGGATCTTCCATGCTCTTGCCAATAAAGCTGCTGTTCAGGCACGTGTGCTCCCAAGAAGTGAAGCGTATTGCCTCTCGCAGAAAGGAGAGGAACCTAAGCTGAGAGAACAGACTGCCCAAGTCTCCAGAAAGCTCATTTTTGTGAATCAGGCCGTGACAGAATGATCAGCACCTCTGATCTTTAAAGGCATTGGGTGTATATGGCAGAAATACTTGTGTAGGATTAAACTACATGAAGCAATGCCACTTAATCACTGGCAGCATCTCCTGTGATGGGTTGGTCATCTCTTGTTTATTGACAGTCCGTTCACTGTTTAGAAACAGGAGGTTTGCTCCAGTCACCAAGTGCTGGGCGTTCTGTTTGAGCATCAGCTGTTATTTCGAGAGGATTGTTTtgaatactgcttttaaaataaatgttaaactTAATGATTTGAATATATGCCTCATGTATCACTTCATCTCAGTTTTTGTATGCCACATATATAAAGAGTTTGGAAATCTTCTGGATACACTTTGAtctattttcattcttacttGCCTCGTACTAAACATGTTTCTCATAGTAGAACTGTGTAAATAATGAAGAAACCACATTATGATCTGCCAGACAAAACCCTTAATCAAGATGtctcccctttcctctcttctttacTTAGACTGAAGATGTTGAAGATTTAATTCCCAAAGGACTGTCTGAGGCAACAAAGCAGCAGATTCGTTATCTCCTCCAGGTACGTGAGCGGGGTGGAGGGCGTGTGGTACAGTAACTCACAACAGTAGAAGCTGGCTTACACGTACCAGGGCTTACATGCACACGACGTACTTCACTCCATATTCTGCTTACTCCTTTTTGTCCAGTGTAAGTGGTATGGAATCAAGACAGGTGGCCTCAAGTGACATGTTGTGGCAGCTGGTTCCAGACTACTTGTGTATTCTAAACTGAGCTTTACaggtggttttttgtggttttgttttgctggaaatCATCTTGGCTTTAGGTTAGAGAACACAGAACTTCCACCTTTTTACTTGCATGTGTTGTCTATTACTACTTTAAAAGCTAAAGGCAAGCCGTAGGTGATTGATGGAATGCTGAACGGGGTATCAGTTGCCAGCTACACATAATGCTTCTAACTTGGTGGCTCTCGCCTTTTGCAAATGTTCTGGTTAAAAACCTGTGACACAGCGCAGAGTTCTGAGGTGTGCTTAGGATGTTCGGTACCAAACCCTAATAACCGTTCCTGGTGTGGTTCCACTGCTGCTTCTGGTCTTGTTCTTTAGCTCCCTCACCTCAACCTGCCTTCTCAGCCGCCAGCCACATGGGTTTGGCTGTAAGACAGCAACGGAAGGTTCGGGTAATAGTTGTTTATTTAGTTCCTTCCTAGCGCTGTATGTTCTCAGCAGTGTGATCTGTGGAAAAGTGCACCTCTTTACGAAGTGCTTTGAAGACAGCTGATTGGAATTGGCCCCTGCCTttacaaaacatgaaaaccaGTGCTGTAGCTTGAATCTCACTGTCTAGTTACTCAGGagtattcattttcatttttttcctcttagatGAGAGTGACATCAGATAAATCTTTGAGACTTGTGCTTTCCACTTTCAAAAATCTACGTGAAGAGCTTCGCCACTTGCAGGATGACTTGGGGGTAAGCcgtatttttcagttcttttggCCTTGTCTGTTTTTTACCTGTCAGTAGGAAAGCTGTTAGGATAAAATTTAAATTGTGAAGTCCAGGCTTCAGTTGCTTTAGTGAGAGTGACTAGTTTATTAATGGACTTGCAGGACGCATACAGTGGGTGAGGTTTGTTTGTGATTTGCTGAAGCCTAAAAACCCAAGTGCTCGCAAAGGAAGGACCCTGCTGAGTGAGATTCGATTCAGGCTCTGAACTGGTACATACTGTGCCCTGTGCGGATGTATGGACTGGGGTTCTGCTTTCCACCTGCACAAGGAGCGTACACCAGGCGCCTGTTGACTAGTGCTGGTCCAGGAATCGGGAGCCCTTGGTTCCATTCACTCCTGCCAGTTGTATTTCCCGCTCCACAGGAAGCCTGTTGTCAGCAGTTAACAACTCCAGTGTTCTCCCAGGGTCCAGGCATCCCCGTTTGGAAGCTGGAGCTCTGTGGCTACTGCTGCGGACTGCAGCTAATTACCGCTGGGAAAGCAGAAACATCGTCCACAGCAGCCCCAGTACCGGGCACCGCTGGATACTCCACAGCATGCTCTTGCAAAATGCAacatttgggggggggagggaggttTAACTGCTGCCTTTAACACAGAACAAGGAGCCTGTGCAGTGCAGTGGTCTTAGCTTTGGAGTTTTTGTTGGGTTCTCGTTAGTAACTATGAGTAATTTTGTCTACAATACTACAGTGACAGGCAACTGTATGCTATGTAGTTAAAACCCCTACGTTTCAAGAAAATtgtgtattttctctgttataAAACATCACTTACTAGTTAGTATGATGCATTGTGAAAATGGgaaatttactgaaaaattgCAGCTATTGACCTTAAACGCTTCTGTCTTACAGAAGTTAGAAACTGACAGTGTCTTACTTAAGAAGGATTTGGCTTTTAAAGATTCTCAAGTGAAAGAATATGAAACTATGTTGGCTTCGTTGAGAGAGAATAATCGTCAGCAACAGGTAaatctaaaaatgtgttttcagtgtaATTAGTGTTGGCCAAAAAGTACAGTATGCTGAGTTTTGAGTATTCCAAGTAACTGCTGCCTGGCACACATTTGTGTACGTGTGTGatcctgctgcttccccaagGATCACCGTGCATTCATTCCACTCCCCTGCTTTCCAGCAGGGACTGCGGGACAGCACTGCAAGATGTCGCTCTCTGGAagagcagctcctctcccttcGGCTCAGTGAGGGAGAGAAGGACTGtcagctgaaggaactggagTACTGCAAGCGTGCCTTGGAGCAGGAGATCCAGAGCCTCCGGCTGCAGGTAACGGGCTCGCTCACCCCGTGTTCGGCAGCGGCTGCGCACAGATACGGATGCATTAATGTATGGGAGTTCCCTATGAAAACTGTCTTTCCGTTTTCTGTAGACCTGCTCTAGCCCAACACTGCAGACCACCACAGACGAACTCTCCAGCCGTTACGTGGAGATGATCAATAACTTGAGAGAGGATAAAGATCGTGAGATCCGCAGCCTGAGGGTGAGTTGTTTAACTTGGCACGTGTGTGTTCTTCACCTCGCGTGACTGCGCCTAAGCAGATGCTTTTTTAACTAAGGAACACAAAAGATCTGCCCTATGTACTTGTGTGTCTTTTGGTTCTGTAATTACTTTATACATAGACACTAATGATGGCTTAGAAACCCTTATGGTAGAACATaaaactgtgatttaaaaaaaaatacagttcctTGGATGTACAAATTAGGGATTAATCGGCTCATAAGGGGATATTTTGTGTGTCTtgctgaagaaagaaaccaGCCAGAAGACacccaacagaaaacaaaaatcaatctCAGTCAAAATTGTATGTAGGAAATCTCTTTTAAATCATTGTAGTTAATTTTACCACCCTGGAAGCCAGTTCAACTTGTTCAGTCTCGTACCGGCTTTACTGAGTTTTAGAACTATTAAATTGATATTGGGCAGAATTTAGTCCAGTTAGCACTTTCTGAATTTACTGTGCAGCTCAACTTTGTTATTtgaaaatcactgcattttACTGCTcatgattttaatgaaaaaacccccaaaccacaaaacatgGAGAGACAAACTGAAAGGTCACCGGCAGGGAGCCCCAAACACCTAACTGTTCCTCACCGTACGTTTGACAGGCTCAGTTATGCCAATTCCAGCAAGACATAtcaaggagagaaggaaataacAGTGACTTGCAAATAAGGCTGCAGGAACTGACATCGATGTTGGAAGAGAAAGATGCTTTTATTAAGCAACAGCAAGAGGTAAAATAACACAACTTACTTCTACTTAAGCTTCCAGTTAGGCTGTAGGTGGGCGCTTCCTGGGAATTCGTTTGTACGCTCCCGGCTCAGGAATCGGGGTTAGGATTTTCTGTAACTGAACGCTGTTCCTCGGCCAGCCTTTTGGAAGGACAGACTTCTTTTTGAGAAGAATTTCTGCAAATACATTGTTGTGACCTTAGTGAACTAAtccttcagaaaacattatttcatttgaaTGTTTACTTTTGGTTTTCTCAGGACCTCTTCAGATTGAAGCATGAGAAATTATCCGGCAGTCAGTCCCCCGGTGTAACAACCATCATCACTAAGAAGTAATGTAGTTATTCgcctttcttaaaaatacatccttttgtttttctatcGCGTATCCTCTATGAGGCAAGTTATTCCTGCAGGTATCTTAATGCTGCCTCTTCAACTTGAAGGGGAACAGTCGCGGTAGTATTGGATCCTCCCGGGACAGGAAAACCTAAGGTGGCCGTTTCCGTGGCTGTGTTACCTGCTCAGTTACTAGTGGAAGTCTGGGGGGATTAATGACTGCGAGTTCACGATTTGGCTACACGTTTGCAACTCTCTTCAATATCTTTAATACAGGTACAGGAATCAGTATCCTATCCTGGGTCTCCTGTCTGATGACTACAAGGTTACATCGCCTGTCAATAAATCACAAACTGTTGTGATCGAGAGGACTGGAGAGATATGGAAACACGTAAGTTTACCTTAGAGACTGTTCAGTCTCTGAAACTCCAGAGTATTTGATTTAACTTCAAAGAAAGTATTAGCCAAAATTTTCATTAAGAGAAAGCCACAGGGTTAATTTAACCTGgttgcagaaagcaaagtgaCTGATCATAGCCAAGGAACTGTACTGCCAGGCGGCAGTAATTGGTGG
The genomic region above belongs to Falco peregrinus isolate bFalPer1 chromosome 13, bFalPer1.pri, whole genome shotgun sequence and contains:
- the POF1B gene encoding protein POF1B isoform X2, translating into MYGGQQQLQPLAPPPHLQQQQHHYYRRQQHYSTLPAARRPLPCPEPLPRPLPCREPPPCPEPPPPPRPPPCREPPPCPEPPRPLPCFEPAPQQPQDSSPACDRVRTYGPGCRRVSAASCSSRAASPLECAHGYQQVGSGCDPLQQGTVRRIIIENPDQEPLSPFLRGGNFFPGNNVIYEKTIRKYELLNPHQEKQYQFSHQCQIPQAADQCHVAQHSEQSQVTHQCQQTQTSSPCEIIPVSVSDDCRGNTVRRVTVQTCEPVNCSQENGDQLDCRYFGELLAELNRKTNDLYSCLLQHVEKIGRNNDIEFTCQTEDVEDLIPKGLSEATKQQIRYLLQMRVTSDKSLRLVLSTFKNLREELRHLQDDLGKLETDSVLLKKDLAFKDSQVKEYETMLASLRENNRQQQQGLRDSTARCRSLEEQLLSLRLSEGEKDCQLKELEYCKRALEQEIQSLRLQTCSSPTLQTTTDELSSRYVEMINNLREDKDREIRSLRAQLCQFQQDISRREGNNSDLQIRLQELTSMLEEKDAFIKQQQEDLFRLKHEKLSGSQSPGVTTIITKKYRNQYPILGLLSDDYKVTSPVNKSQTVVIERTGEIWKHE
- the POF1B gene encoding protein POF1B isoform X1; translated protein: MYGGQQQLQPLAPPPHLQQQQHHYYRRQQHYSTLPAARRPLPCPEPLPRPLPCREPPPCPEPPPPPRPPPCREPPPCPEPPRPLPCFEPAPQQPQDSSPACDRVRTYGPGCRRVSAASCSSRAASPLECAHGYQQVGSGCDPLQQGTVRRIIIENPDQEPLSPFLRGGNFFPGNNVIYEKTIRKYELLNPHQEKQYQFSHQCQIPQAADQCHVAQHSEQSQVTHQCQQTQTSSPCEIIPVSVSDDCRGNTVRRVTVQTCEPVNCSQENGDQLDCRYFGELLAELNRKTNDLYSCLLQHVEKIGRNNDIEFTCQTEDVEDLIPKGLSEATKQQIRYLLQMRVTSDKSLRLVLSTFKNLREELRHLQDDLGKLETDSVLLKKDLAFKDSQVKEYETMLASLRENNRQQQQGLRDSTARCRSLEEQLLSLRLSEGEKDCQLKELEYCKRALEQEIQSLRLQTCSSPTLQTTTDELSSRYVEMINNLREDKDREIRSLRAQLCQFQQDISRREGNNSDLQIRLQELTSMLEEKDAFIKQQQEDLFRLKHEKLSGSQSPGVTTIITKKYRNQYPILGLLSDDYKVTSPVNKSQTVVIERTGEIWKHVSLP